A window of Sphingobacterium sp. SRCM116780 contains these coding sequences:
- a CDS encoding 1,4-dihydroxy-6-naphthoate synthase, whose translation MKLTLGFSPCPNDTFIFDALIHHKIDTEGLDFDVEYQDVETLNLKAFKGDLAITKLSYHAFAYAVEDYELLDAGSALGFGVGPMLITKDENLARKLQEKLNKGEPLTAELELLKVGYPGKYTTANFLLGLAFPQLKNKEELVFSEIEGALLAGDIDLGLIIHENRFTYEEKGLFKVVDLGDYWEKTTNCPIPLGGIVVKRSLPKEIKEKLNRILRASVDFAFANPKSGLAFIKAHAQEMSEEVMYKHIELYVNKYSIALGKEGRAAIEMMFDKAQQMGFIPKTDKNLFLA comes from the coding sequence ATGAAATTGACATTGGGTTTTTCTCCCTGTCCAAATGATACCTTTATTTTTGATGCATTAATTCATCATAAAATAGATACGGAAGGACTTGATTTCGACGTTGAATACCAAGACGTTGAAACATTGAATCTAAAAGCTTTTAAAGGAGACTTAGCGATTACAAAATTAAGTTACCATGCGTTTGCATATGCTGTGGAAGATTATGAACTTTTGGACGCAGGCAGCGCGCTTGGTTTTGGAGTTGGTCCTATGTTAATCACAAAGGATGAAAATTTGGCTAGAAAACTTCAAGAAAAATTAAACAAAGGTGAGCCTTTAACTGCTGAACTAGAATTATTGAAAGTTGGTTATCCAGGAAAATATACAACAGCAAATTTTCTATTGGGACTGGCTTTTCCACAGTTGAAAAATAAAGAAGAGCTTGTTTTCTCCGAAATTGAAGGGGCTTTATTAGCTGGAGATATTGATTTAGGGCTGATTATCCATGAAAATCGATTCACTTATGAAGAGAAAGGATTATTTAAAGTAGTTGATTTGGGTGACTATTGGGAAAAAACGACAAATTGTCCTATCCCATTAGGAGGCATTGTTGTGAAAAGAAGTTTACCAAAAGAAATCAAGGAAAAGCTGAACCGTATATTACGTGCAAGTGTCGATTTTGCTTTTGCAAATCCTAAATCTGGATTGGCGTTTATAAAAGCTCATGCACAAGAAATGAGTGAAGAAGTGATGTATAAACATATTGAACTTTACGTTAATAAATATTCCATAGCACTGGGAAAAGAGGGGCGTGCCGCTATTGAAATGATGTTTGATAAAGCACAACAGATGGGGTTTATCCCCAAAACAGATAAGAATTTGTTTTTGGCATAA
- the surE gene encoding 5'/3'-nucleotidase SurE, whose amino-acid sequence MTKKKPTILVVNDDGITAPGIKVLIEEMQKIGNVVVVAPDSPQSGMGHAITIGRPLRLDRVDLYEGVEMYKCSGTPVDCVKLAVNKIFKGKKPDVCVSGINHGLNHSINVLYSGTMSAAVEGAIEGIPSIGFSLDNFAYDADFSHCRSYLTSITKQVLANGLPKGTLLNVNFPNDSAINGIKICRQAGGHYVEEFDERVDPRDRDYYWMTGKFELEDRGEDTDSFALSHGYVAIVPTQFDMTAHHAIPELNSWGFDQ is encoded by the coding sequence ATGACAAAGAAAAAACCAACCATATTGGTTGTAAACGATGATGGGATTACAGCTCCCGGGATCAAAGTTTTGATAGAGGAAATGCAGAAAATTGGAAACGTTGTTGTGGTGGCACCAGATAGTCCGCAATCGGGTATGGGGCATGCTATTACTATTGGTCGTCCGTTACGTCTGGATCGTGTTGATTTATACGAAGGCGTGGAAATGTACAAATGTTCTGGAACTCCTGTTGATTGTGTTAAATTGGCAGTGAATAAAATATTTAAAGGGAAAAAACCTGATGTTTGCGTATCGGGTATCAATCATGGATTGAATCATTCGATCAATGTATTATATTCAGGCACCATGTCTGCAGCGGTTGAAGGTGCGATTGAAGGCATCCCCTCTATTGGATTTTCGTTAGATAATTTTGCGTATGATGCTGATTTTTCACATTGTAGATCTTATTTAACGTCTATTACCAAGCAGGTTTTGGCAAATGGTCTTCCAAAAGGTACATTGTTGAATGTTAATTTCCCCAATGATTCCGCAATCAACGGCATCAAAATCTGTCGCCAAGCTGGGGGACATTATGTCGAAGAGTTTGATGAGCGTGTAGACCCTCGTGACCGAGATTATTATTGGATGACGGGTAAGTTTGAATTGGAAGATCGGGGTGAGGATACCGATTCATTTGCCCTGAGTCATGGTTACGTGGCGATTGTACCCACTCAGTTTGATATGACAGCACATCATGCTATTCCAGAATTAAATTCTTGGGGATTCGATCAGTAA
- a CDS encoding CsbD family protein: protein MDELNLKGKWNEVKGKIKQEYADWTEDDLAYEEGKDDELLGRLQQKLGKAREEVVDWLKSLG, encoded by the coding sequence ATGGATGAATTGAATTTGAAAGGTAAATGGAACGAAGTAAAAGGCAAAATCAAACAAGAATATGCCGATTGGACAGAGGACGATTTAGCCTATGAAGAAGGTAAAGATGATGAATTATTAGGACGTCTACAACAAAAGCTCGGAAAAGCAAGAGAAGAAGTTGTTGACTGGTTAAAAAGCTTGGGATAA
- a CDS encoding AEC family transporter: MVNFVLIIFCICAGMLFKHFKLIPENAYKSINIWVLYIALPAVSFKYIPQITWSTQLLFPVISPIIVFAGSWLFMEIYCRYKGYSQRSRSTLELSAAYSNTSFIGFPLIIAYYGEQNLSIAIICDQVNFMLLATAGIICAIKGDRSNKEGIKTTALIKRLLTFPPFIACVAALILSQLANISISEPFFDKIAATVGPLALFSVGLQLQFKGLKQEISQISVTLLYKLILAPLLVLLAALCLGIHGDIARVSIMEAAMPTLITASMVVQQFRLNTKLINLVIGLGIILSLLTTAMWSYIIAFFI, encoded by the coding sequence ATGGTAAATTTTGTACTTATTATTTTCTGTATCTGTGCGGGAATGTTGTTTAAACATTTCAAATTAATCCCCGAAAATGCCTACAAGAGTATTAATATTTGGGTGTTATATATTGCCCTGCCCGCCGTTTCTTTTAAATACATTCCGCAGATTACATGGAGCACACAGCTCCTATTCCCCGTCATATCGCCAATCATTGTATTTGCCGGAAGCTGGCTATTTATGGAAATTTATTGTCGATATAAGGGGTATAGTCAACGTTCAAGAAGTACATTAGAATTATCTGCTGCCTATAGTAACACTTCCTTTATCGGTTTTCCATTAATCATTGCCTATTATGGCGAACAGAACTTAAGTATTGCGATCATTTGTGATCAGGTCAATTTTATGTTGCTGGCTACTGCTGGGATTATATGCGCGATCAAAGGTGATCGTTCAAATAAAGAGGGTATCAAGACAACCGCTTTGATAAAAAGACTCTTGACGTTTCCTCCATTTATTGCTTGCGTGGCTGCACTTATACTCAGCCAACTAGCCAATATAAGTATATCCGAACCATTTTTTGACAAAATAGCGGCTACAGTTGGTCCTTTAGCATTATTTTCAGTCGGTCTACAATTACAATTTAAAGGGCTTAAACAAGAGATCTCTCAAATCTCTGTGACCTTACTTTATAAATTGATTCTTGCTCCTTTGCTCGTCCTTCTGGCCGCCCTATGCCTAGGTATCCACGGAGATATTGCTCGAGTAAGCATTATGGAAGCCGCTATGCCGACCTTAATCACCGCAAGCATGGTTGTTCAACAGTTCCGATTAAACACCAAATTAATTAACCTCGTTATTGGATTGGGGATCATATTAAGTTTACTAACAACCGCTATGTGGTCTTACATCATTGCTTTTTTTATCTAA
- the kduI gene encoding 5-dehydro-4-deoxy-D-glucuronate isomerase → MKTNYESRYAISPKECKTLDTKSLRENFLIETIFKADQVHFVYTHYDRYMVGGAMPVSEKIKLETIPTLLKEPFFLSRRELGIINVGAAGQVEVDGTTYDLQYKEALYIGKGAENVLFSSKDASHPAKFYLNSTPAHHPYPTKKVTKAEANKIELGSLETANHRIINQMLLNKVVDTCQLQMGMTELKPGSVWNTMPAHTHDRRMEVYFYFEVPEGQAVSHFMGPVDETRHIWMKNEQAVISPPWSIHSGAGTSNYTFIWGMAGENLDYDDMDKSAITDLK, encoded by the coding sequence ATGAAAACGAATTATGAATCGCGTTATGCGATTAGTCCAAAGGAATGTAAAACATTAGATACAAAATCATTAAGAGAGAATTTTTTAATCGAAACGATCTTCAAAGCAGATCAAGTTCATTTTGTCTATACACACTATGATCGTTATATGGTAGGTGGTGCAATGCCCGTTTCAGAAAAAATAAAACTAGAAACCATTCCTACATTATTAAAAGAACCTTTTTTCTTGAGCCGAAGAGAGCTGGGAATTATCAATGTGGGTGCTGCTGGTCAGGTAGAGGTGGATGGTACGACCTACGATTTGCAATACAAAGAAGCTCTATATATTGGTAAGGGTGCCGAAAATGTTTTATTCAGCAGCAAAGATGCTTCCCATCCCGCCAAGTTTTATTTAAATTCAACTCCTGCTCATCATCCTTATCCAACGAAGAAAGTAACAAAAGCGGAAGCAAATAAAATTGAATTAGGGTCTTTAGAAACGGCTAATCATAGAATAATCAACCAAATGTTGTTAAACAAAGTTGTTGATACCTGTCAATTGCAAATGGGCATGACAGAATTAAAACCTGGATCTGTATGGAATACCATGCCTGCGCATACACACGATCGACGGATGGAAGTTTACTTTTATTTTGAAGTCCCAGAGGGTCAAGCGGTCTCCCATTTTATGGGACCTGTTGACGAGACTCGTCATATTTGGATGAAAAATGAACAAGCGGTTATCTCTCCACCTTGGTCAATCCATTCCGGTGCTGGCACCAGTAATTATACTTTTATTTGGGGTATGGCAGGGGAAAATTTAGACTATGACGATATGGATAAATCTGCTATTACAGATTTAAAATAA
- a CDS encoding DUF4861 family protein, with amino-acid sequence MKILLSATLVLGMATSLLTQNKHSLIIKNASSFERKEVVSIPYEKFKNHFGLKDTIFTILDQGTKKPLVFQLEKLGKSIPQNVLIAIQIAPQGKLELAVSADSPPKAVVQTFARYVPERKDDFAWENNVVAFRAYGKALEGTSEDAQGFDFWSKRTDELIINEWYKTGDYHADHGKGLDYYSVGQTLGVGDMALYFDDQIQYSKHYRRYEVLDNGPIRSTFKLIYEPQEINGHGITIEKIVSLDAESQLNKVTLSVKNMNATSTPIVIGLAKRNEQNPNWTINKKANYFAYWEPEQNGNSTGTALLFPTGLTTFIDTPTQFLWKTTVKNNQSLTYYTGAAFNKASKIQSMDAWKEYLQKTAKQIQKPLIISYKK; translated from the coding sequence ATGAAAATATTATTATCTGCGACCTTGGTATTGGGCATGGCAACGAGTTTGTTGACCCAAAACAAGCATTCTTTAATTATCAAAAACGCATCTTCTTTTGAAAGAAAGGAAGTCGTAAGCATTCCTTATGAAAAGTTTAAAAATCATTTTGGACTAAAAGATACTATTTTCACCATCTTGGATCAGGGCACCAAGAAACCACTGGTTTTTCAATTGGAAAAATTAGGAAAATCTATCCCACAAAACGTTTTGATAGCTATTCAAATAGCTCCTCAAGGAAAATTAGAACTCGCTGTTTCTGCTGATTCACCTCCAAAAGCTGTTGTTCAAACTTTTGCTCGCTACGTTCCCGAGCGCAAGGATGATTTTGCATGGGAAAATAATGTCGTTGCTTTTCGAGCCTATGGAAAAGCATTAGAGGGAACATCCGAAGATGCTCAGGGATTTGATTTTTGGTCAAAACGTACGGATGAATTGATTATCAACGAATGGTACAAAACAGGCGATTATCATGCTGACCATGGGAAGGGATTAGATTACTATTCGGTAGGACAAACATTAGGTGTGGGTGATATGGCTCTGTATTTTGATGATCAAATCCAATACAGCAAACATTACCGTCGATATGAGGTCTTAGACAATGGCCCTATTCGCTCTACCTTCAAATTAATTTATGAGCCCCAGGAGATAAACGGGCACGGTATAACCATCGAGAAGATCGTTTCCCTTGATGCAGAAAGCCAACTGAATAAAGTTACGCTATCTGTAAAGAATATGAATGCCACTTCAACCCCCATTGTTATTGGTCTAGCAAAACGTAACGAGCAGAACCCGAACTGGACGATTAATAAGAAAGCAAATTATTTTGCCTATTGGGAACCTGAACAGAATGGAAATAGCACAGGAACAGCTTTACTATTTCCGACAGGTCTTACAACGTTCATCGATACTCCGACTCAGTTTCTATGGAAAACAACTGTAAAAAACAACCAAAGTCTGACTTACTATACAGGTGCTGCATTCAATAAAGCGAGCAAAATACAATCGATGGATGCTTGGAAAGAGTACTTACAAAAAACAGCTAAGCAGATACAAAAACCTTTAATCATAAGCTATAAAAAATAA
- a CDS encoding SDR family oxidoreductase: MSILQSFDLTGKIALVTGCKRGIGKAMAEALAEAGADIIGVSATLELADSDIEKSIQSIGRKFYAYRCDFSKREDLYAFIHHVKAAHPVIDILLNNAGNILRQPAAEHTDEYWDEIIEINQNAQFILTREIGKDMISRGTGKIVFTASLLSFQGGINVPGYAASKGAIASLTKAFANEWASKGVNVNAIAPGYIATNNTEALRDDPGRSSAILGRIPAARWGQPEDFKGPVLFLVSKAADYVHGTILTVDGGWMGR; this comes from the coding sequence ATGTCTATACTTCAATCATTTGATCTAACGGGTAAAATCGCTTTAGTAACAGGATGCAAAAGAGGAATCGGAAAAGCGATGGCGGAGGCTTTGGCTGAAGCTGGAGCTGATATTATTGGCGTCTCCGCAACATTGGAGTTAGCGGACTCGGATATTGAAAAATCAATTCAATCTATCGGTAGAAAATTTTATGCTTATCGGTGTGATTTTTCAAAAAGAGAAGACTTATATGCTTTTATCCATCATGTAAAAGCTGCACACCCTGTCATTGATATTCTTTTGAACAACGCTGGTAATATTTTACGCCAACCTGCAGCAGAACATACTGATGAATATTGGGATGAAATTATCGAAATCAATCAGAATGCGCAATTCATTTTGACTAGAGAAATTGGGAAAGATATGATTTCACGTGGAACAGGAAAGATCGTATTTACGGCATCTTTACTATCTTTTCAAGGAGGCATCAATGTTCCTGGATATGCAGCCTCCAAAGGTGCTATTGCTTCTTTGACAAAAGCATTTGCAAATGAGTGGGCCTCCAAAGGTGTCAATGTTAACGCGATTGCTCCTGGTTATATTGCAACCAATAATACAGAGGCTTTACGCGATGATCCAGGAAGATCTTCTGCTATTTTAGGCAGGATTCCTGCGGCCAGATGGGGACAACCGGAAGACTTCAAAGGCCCTGTCTTATTCTTGGTTTCAAAAGCCGCGGATTATGTTCATGGAACTATTTTAACTGTAGACGGTGGTTGGATGGGTCGATAG
- a CDS encoding formylglycine-generating enzyme family protein — protein MKESWILCMFIIFCCSRSIAQEQKFITIQQGTYILGDSMSVDNPKRAVKIEAFSIAEAELTNAAFANFVETTHYITLAERFHNAMVFEPGLEEFRWIQDSTAYWRYPNGVSRAGIEEKMNHPVTCISYRDALAYCEWAGVRLPSLDEWEVASRAGSETKYFDGVSLTNIKEFANIWHGRDHLVADTADGYLYTSPVKTFKANPWGLYDVYGNVFEFCEGSLARDKERKVAHARGGSWWCSKNSCASFNSQFIGSVNPNASFSNLGFRIVKKK, from the coding sequence ATGAAAGAAAGCTGGATCTTGTGTATGTTCATTATTTTTTGCTGTAGCAGGTCTATTGCCCAAGAACAAAAGTTTATCACTATTCAGCAGGGTACTTATATTTTGGGAGATTCGATGAGCGTAGACAACCCAAAGAGAGCTGTTAAAATTGAGGCTTTTTCAATTGCAGAAGCGGAATTAACAAATGCTGCATTTGCAAACTTTGTAGAGACGACTCATTATATCACCTTAGCAGAGCGTTTTCACAACGCCATGGTATTTGAACCAGGGCTGGAAGAATTTCGATGGATACAAGACAGCACCGCTTATTGGCGCTATCCAAATGGAGTGAGTCGAGCTGGTATTGAAGAAAAAATGAATCATCCGGTTACTTGTATTTCCTATCGGGATGCGTTAGCTTATTGTGAATGGGCAGGTGTTCGTTTGCCCTCTTTAGATGAATGGGAGGTAGCATCAAGAGCTGGTTCAGAGACGAAATATTTTGATGGGGTAAGTTTGACGAATATAAAGGAGTTTGCCAATATCTGGCATGGTAGAGACCACCTCGTTGCCGATACTGCTGATGGTTATCTATACACCTCACCTGTTAAAACCTTCAAAGCAAACCCTTGGGGGTTGTATGATGTGTATGGTAATGTCTTTGAATTTTGTGAAGGATCTTTAGCTCGTGATAAAGAGCGAAAAGTAGCCCATGCACGAGGAGGATCTTGGTGGTGCAGTAAAAATAGTTGTGCCTCCTTCAATTCGCAATTTATTGGTTCGGTCAATCCCAATGCCTCTTTTAGTAATCTCGGTTTTCGAATCGTTAAGAAAAAATAA
- a CDS encoding transposase, whose amino-acid sequence METPRKGKHTGAPVTYESSFKIAVAREYLEGNLSQSQLGRKHGLKSGEVVRYFVNWYKKNIAQIHSGLISPDSELPPLASSSPDEQLQEELRLARLKITALEMMIHIAEQELDIDIRKKSGTKPPVK is encoded by the coding sequence ATGGAAACACCGAGAAAAGGGAAACATACAGGAGCCCCTGTTACCTACGAATCATCTTTTAAGATTGCAGTTGCCAGAGAATACCTTGAGGGCAATCTGAGCCAGTCACAGCTTGGGCGTAAACATGGACTTAAGAGTGGCGAGGTGGTTCGCTATTTTGTCAACTGGTACAAAAAGAACATCGCCCAAATCCATTCAGGCCTTATTTCACCTGACAGCGAGCTGCCGCCTTTAGCATCCAGCAGTCCTGATGAGCAGCTTCAGGAGGAACTCCGGCTTGCCAGGCTGAAGATTACCGCCCTTGAGATGATGATCCATATTGCAGAGCAGGAGCTGGATATCGATATCCGAAAAAAGTCTGGTACCAAACCGCCAGTAAAATGA
- a CDS encoding IS3 family transposase, whose amino-acid sequence MKEIFINIPLSTICSLFGRTRQSWYEMNARRDVSVIQDGMILEWVREIRSVLPRTGCVKLLHMLQQNLKAHHITIGRDAFSRLIRDNGMLIYPKRRYVTTTMSYHHYRKWPDMISRAKPLMAEQVWVSDITYLRTGTGFIYLFLITDAYSRKIVGYHLSQSLKASGCLSALQKAINGREYKQRPLIHHSDRGIQYCCDAYVELLQRNHIQISMTQSGSPYDNAIAERVNGILKTEFELYNTFESYSMAIEPVCRAIERYNNVRPHMSCKMMTPAQRHSQEITKTRNSTTRL is encoded by the coding sequence ATGAAGGAGATATTTATCAATATTCCCCTGAGTACCATTTGCTCGCTGTTTGGCAGAACAAGACAGTCCTGGTATGAAATGAACGCCAGAAGGGACGTTTCGGTGATTCAGGATGGAATGATACTAGAATGGGTCCGGGAAATCAGATCAGTGCTTCCGCGTACAGGATGCGTAAAGCTTCTTCATATGCTGCAGCAGAACCTCAAAGCGCATCATATTACCATCGGAAGGGATGCTTTTTCCAGGCTGATCAGGGACAATGGCATGCTGATCTATCCCAAAAGGAGATATGTGACCACCACGATGTCCTACCATCATTACAGGAAATGGCCGGATATGATCAGCCGGGCAAAGCCCCTGATGGCCGAGCAGGTCTGGGTAAGCGATATTACCTATCTGCGGACAGGCACGGGATTTATCTACCTTTTTCTGATCACAGATGCCTATTCCAGAAAGATCGTAGGCTACCATCTCAGCCAGTCACTAAAAGCTTCCGGATGCCTATCGGCACTCCAAAAGGCTATAAACGGCAGGGAATATAAGCAAAGGCCGCTGATCCACCACTCGGACAGGGGGATACAGTACTGCTGTGATGCCTATGTGGAACTATTGCAGAGAAACCATATCCAGATCAGTATGACTCAATCCGGATCACCCTATGATAATGCAATTGCCGAAAGGGTAAACGGTATACTGAAAACAGAATTTGAGCTCTATAACACCTTTGAGTCCTATTCAATGGCTATTGAACCGGTGTGCAGAGCGATAGAAAGATACAATAATGTCAGACCGCACATGAGCTGTAAAATGATGACACCGGCGCAAAGACATAGTCAGGAAATCACTAAAACAAGAAACAGTACAACCCGATTGTAA
- the nadD gene encoding nicotinate (nicotinamide) nucleotide adenylyltransferase, with translation MAKIGLFFGSFNPIHVGHLIIANYMANYTALDEVWFVVSPQNPLKKKESLGNMYDRLEMVNLAIEDTENLKTSSIEFSLPQPSYTIDTLTHLAEKYPTKEFVLIMGEDILETFNKWKNYEIILRDYHIYVYPRPGFNGGTMREHASITMTETPMMELSSTFLRKAIKEGRSIKFYTPDKVIDFIEKKGLYA, from the coding sequence ATGGCTAAAATTGGCTTATTCTTTGGATCGTTCAATCCTATACATGTAGGACATCTGATTATCGCTAATTATATGGCTAATTATACAGCACTGGACGAAGTCTGGTTTGTCGTTTCTCCACAAAATCCGCTCAAAAAGAAGGAAAGCTTAGGAAATATGTATGACCGTCTGGAGATGGTCAACTTGGCAATAGAAGATACGGAGAACCTAAAAACAAGTTCCATTGAATTTAGCTTACCACAACCATCGTATACCATTGATACGTTGACCCATTTGGCGGAAAAATATCCAACCAAAGAATTTGTTTTAATCATGGGAGAAGATATTTTGGAAACGTTTAATAAATGGAAAAACTATGAAATCATCTTACGTGATTATCATATATATGTCTATCCAAGACCAGGATTTAATGGCGGTACGATGAGAGAACATGCGTCCATAACGATGACCGAAACCCCAATGATGGAATTATCTTCCACCTTTCTTAGAAAAGCAATTAAGGAGGGAAGAAGCATCAAGTTCTATACTCCCGATAAAGTCATTGATTTTATAGAAAAAAAGGGACTATACGCATAA
- the gmk gene encoding guanylate kinase, with product MAGKLIIFSAPSGAGKTTIVKHLLGKHGDKLEFSISASTREPRGEEVDGKDYYFISKESFLHKIAKKEFIEFEEVYSGTFYGTLRSEVERIWAQGKHVIFDIDVIGGLRLRSKFPDQALAIFVQPPSLEVLKERLRGRGTDSEEKLQERFAKAESELAYADKFDVILKNYDLDVAIEEAEKIVIVFLNQ from the coding sequence ATGGCAGGTAAGTTAATTATATTCTCGGCACCATCAGGAGCAGGTAAAACAACAATTGTAAAACATCTATTAGGTAAACATGGTGATAAGTTGGAATTTTCTATTTCAGCAAGCACAAGAGAGCCTCGTGGAGAAGAAGTGGATGGCAAAGATTATTACTTTATCTCAAAAGAGAGCTTCTTACATAAAATAGCTAAAAAAGAGTTTATCGAATTTGAAGAAGTGTATTCTGGTACATTCTATGGTACCTTACGTTCCGAAGTAGAGCGTATTTGGGCACAGGGCAAACATGTCATTTTTGATATCGATGTTATTGGAGGATTGCGTTTACGATCTAAATTCCCAGATCAGGCTTTAGCTATTTTTGTACAACCTCCTTCTTTAGAGGTATTGAAAGAACGTCTTCGTGGTAGAGGAACCGATTCAGAAGAAAAATTGCAAGAACGATTTGCAAAAGCCGAATCGGAGTTAGCTTATGCCGATAAATTCGACGTGATATTAAAAAATTATGATTTAGATGTTGCGATTGAAGAGGCAGAGAAAATAGTAATCGTTTTTCTTAATCAATAG
- a CDS encoding YicC/YloC family endoribonuclease, whose product MIKSMTGYGTAVKDNGKVKYSVEIKSLNSKFLELNLRLPKAVSDKESTLRTACSKLIERGKVNLSVNVEYADQTAKASTINADLLKKYYTQLQQIAFELGDKQVSLFELALNMPEVIANKDEEVDEEESTLLLDAFYAAVDNFNIFRADEGAVLSKDLSDRVELILSYMTEVESVEMDRIPLIRERISHYLDEAVGKKNVDKNRFEQELIFYIDKLDITEEKVRLRSHCNYFQKALTASDSNGKKLGFISQEMGREINTLGSKANHAGVQQIVVKMKEELEKIKEQLLNVL is encoded by the coding sequence ATGATAAAATCAATGACAGGATACGGCACAGCTGTAAAAGACAATGGAAAAGTTAAATACAGTGTCGAAATAAAATCCTTGAATTCTAAATTTCTTGAACTAAATCTGCGTTTACCCAAAGCGGTTTCAGATAAAGAATCTACTTTACGTACAGCGTGTAGTAAACTCATTGAAAGAGGTAAAGTTAATCTGAGCGTCAATGTTGAATACGCCGATCAAACAGCAAAAGCTTCAACCATCAATGCCGACCTGCTAAAAAAATACTATACACAATTACAACAAATTGCTTTTGAACTAGGAGACAAACAAGTTTCTCTGTTTGAATTGGCGTTAAATATGCCAGAAGTAATTGCGAACAAAGATGAAGAGGTCGACGAAGAAGAATCTACATTATTGTTAGACGCATTCTACGCTGCGGTAGATAACTTCAATATATTTAGAGCAGATGAGGGAGCCGTACTTTCAAAAGATTTATCAGATAGAGTGGAGTTAATTTTAAGCTATATGACCGAAGTAGAGTCCGTAGAAATGGATCGTATCCCTTTAATCCGAGAACGTATCAGTCATTATCTGGATGAAGCTGTTGGCAAAAAAAATGTCGATAAGAATCGCTTTGAACAAGAACTGATTTTCTATATTGATAAATTGGATATTACCGAAGAGAAAGTAAGATTACGTTCGCATTGTAATTATTTCCAAAAAGCATTAACAGCCTCAGACTCTAACGGAAAAAAACTGGGATTTATTTCTCAAGAAATGGGAAGAGAGATCAATACGTTAGGTTCAAAAGCCAATCACGCAGGCGTTCAACAAATCGTGGTGAAGATGAAAGAAGAATTAGAAAAAATTAAAGAGCAATTGCTCAACGTATTATAA
- a CDS encoding CAP domain-containing protein: MKYLIIFCLSTLFLFSSAQIRVEKKQAKAAFELLNKIRENPKKFKKKLDLFDLDKITRKNLVWNKDLAKVAEFRAKDMAERDYFDHVSPEGIGVNYYIEQAGYDLNVNWLKNKKANNFESIAWNWPTAEAGIRGLIIGKESPGYHHRKHLLGMDEWNSSLSDIGIGFVTVKRKSGSESYLCVIIAKHDW, encoded by the coding sequence ATGAAGTACCTTATTATTTTTTGCTTAAGCACCTTATTTTTATTTTCATCGGCACAAATTCGTGTAGAAAAGAAACAAGCGAAAGCGGCTTTTGAACTGCTGAATAAGATTCGGGAAAATCCGAAAAAATTTAAAAAGAAGCTCGATTTATTCGACCTGGATAAGATCACACGAAAGAATTTGGTTTGGAATAAAGATCTAGCAAAAGTTGCTGAGTTTAGAGCAAAAGATATGGCAGAGCGCGATTATTTTGATCATGTCAGTCCCGAAGGCATAGGCGTTAATTACTATATTGAACAAGCTGGATATGATTTAAATGTCAACTGGCTTAAAAACAAGAAAGCAAATAATTTCGAATCTATTGCCTGGAATTGGCCTACTGCAGAAGCAGGAATTCGAGGGTTGATTATTGGCAAAGAATCTCCTGGCTATCATCATCGAAAACATTTATTGGGCATGGATGAGTGGAATTCTTCCTTATCGGATATTGGTATTGGATTTGTAACCGTAAAGAGAAAGTCTGGTTCAGAAAGTTATTTATGTGTCATTATTGCCAAGCATGATTGGTAA